From Glycine soja cultivar W05 chromosome 4, ASM419377v2, whole genome shotgun sequence, the proteins below share one genomic window:
- the LOC114409625 gene encoding putative GPI-anchor transamidase isoform X2: MHTNNWAVLVCTSRFWFNYRHMANTLSLYRTVKRLGIPDERIILMLADDMACNARNKYPAQVFNNENHILNLYGDNVEVDYRGYEVTVENFLRVLTGRHETSVPRSKRLLSDEGSHILLYMTGHGGDEFLKFQDSEELQSHDLADAVKQMKEKRRFKELLIMVDTCQASTLFSQLHSPGVLAIGSSMKGENSYSHHLDSDVGVSVVDRFTFYTLAFFERLNMYDNASLSSLFNSYNPNLLMSTAYYRMDIYQRYLKEVPVTNFFGSVMKTIHTDSAYRSRSNKKIEEAKSNMSLDESISDSDSDDEDQFNNLTAEKYLWYSVGPLWSAILSNANTSESIDTLVCYGLLLMLPLLIFSTWLSK, from the exons ATGCACACTAATAATTGGGCTGTTTTGGTCTGCACGTCTCGCTTCTG GTTTAATTATCGGCATATGGCCAATACCCTGTCATTGTATAG GACAGTTAAACGGCTAGGAATACCGGATGAGAGGATTATACTCATGCTAGCAGATGACATGGCATGTAATGCTAGAAACAAGTACCCTGCCCAAGTTTTTAATAATGAAAACCATATACTTAATCTGTATGGGGATAATGTTGAG GTAGACTATCGTGGCTATGAAGTGACAGTGGAAAACTTTTTACGGGTACTTACTGGACGTCATGAGACATCTGTTCCAAGGTCCAAACGACTTCTTAGTGATGAGGGAAGTCATATTCTTCTGTATATGACAGGGCATGGAGGTGATGAGTTTTTGAAGTTTCAGGATTCGGAAGAGCTTCAAAGTCACGATTTAGCTGATGCTGTGAAGCAAATGAAAGAGAAGCGCAG GTTTAAGGAGCTTCTGATAATGGTGGACACCTGCCAAGCCTCTACTCTTTTTTCCCAG CTTCATTCACCAGGTGTTTTGGCAATTGGAAGTAGTATGAAAGGAGAAAATTCATATTCACATCATTTGGATTCAGat GTTGGCGTTTCAGTTGTTGATCGTTTTACATTTTACACTCTTGCTTTCTTTGAGAGGCTGAATATGTATGACAATGCTTCGTTGAGCAG CCTTTTCAATTCATATAATCCAAATTTGTTGATGTCGACTGCATATTACAGAATGGATATATACCAACGCTATTTAAAGGAG GTACCTGTGACAAACTTCTTTGGTTCTGTAATGAAAACGATACATACTGATTCAGCCTACAGATCCcggtcaaataaaaaaattgaggaagctAAAAGCAATATGTCTTTGGATGAATCAATCTCTGACAGTGACTCGGATGACGAggatcaatttaataatttaactgCTGAG AAATATCTCTGGTATAGTGTTGGACCACTATGGAGTGCTATTCTCAGCAATGCCAATACTTCTGAAAGCATCGATACTTTGGTGTGCTATGGACTGCTTTTAATGCTTCCTTTGCTGATATTTTCCACATGGCTGTCAAAGTAA
- the LOC114409625 gene encoding putative GPI-anchor transamidase isoform X1: protein MALGVSKLPMNMIMKVLLLIFLSYSVAYSSSAFESTMHTNNWAVLVCTSRFWFNYRHMANTLSLYRTVKRLGIPDERIILMLADDMACNARNKYPAQVFNNENHILNLYGDNVEVDYRGYEVTVENFLRVLTGRHETSVPRSKRLLSDEGSHILLYMTGHGGDEFLKFQDSEELQSHDLADAVKQMKEKRRFKELLIMVDTCQASTLFSQLHSPGVLAIGSSMKGENSYSHHLDSDVGVSVVDRFTFYTLAFFERLNMYDNASLSSLFNSYNPNLLMSTAYYRMDIYQRYLKEVPVTNFFGSVMKTIHTDSAYRSRSNKKIEEAKSNMSLDESISDSDSDDEDQFNNLTAEKYLWYSVGPLWSAILSNANTSESIDTLVCYGLLLMLPLLIFSTWLSK from the exons ATGGCATTAGGTGTTTCAAAGCTCCCTATGAATATGATCATGAAAGTATTGCTGCTGATATTTCTGAGCTACTCTGTAGCATACTCCTCATCTGCGTTTGAGTCTACAATGCACACTAATAATTGGGCTGTTTTGGTCTGCACGTCTCGCTTCTG GTTTAATTATCGGCATATGGCCAATACCCTGTCATTGTATAG GACAGTTAAACGGCTAGGAATACCGGATGAGAGGATTATACTCATGCTAGCAGATGACATGGCATGTAATGCTAGAAACAAGTACCCTGCCCAAGTTTTTAATAATGAAAACCATATACTTAATCTGTATGGGGATAATGTTGAG GTAGACTATCGTGGCTATGAAGTGACAGTGGAAAACTTTTTACGGGTACTTACTGGACGTCATGAGACATCTGTTCCAAGGTCCAAACGACTTCTTAGTGATGAGGGAAGTCATATTCTTCTGTATATGACAGGGCATGGAGGTGATGAGTTTTTGAAGTTTCAGGATTCGGAAGAGCTTCAAAGTCACGATTTAGCTGATGCTGTGAAGCAAATGAAAGAGAAGCGCAG GTTTAAGGAGCTTCTGATAATGGTGGACACCTGCCAAGCCTCTACTCTTTTTTCCCAG CTTCATTCACCAGGTGTTTTGGCAATTGGAAGTAGTATGAAAGGAGAAAATTCATATTCACATCATTTGGATTCAGat GTTGGCGTTTCAGTTGTTGATCGTTTTACATTTTACACTCTTGCTTTCTTTGAGAGGCTGAATATGTATGACAATGCTTCGTTGAGCAG CCTTTTCAATTCATATAATCCAAATTTGTTGATGTCGACTGCATATTACAGAATGGATATATACCAACGCTATTTAAAGGAG GTACCTGTGACAAACTTCTTTGGTTCTGTAATGAAAACGATACATACTGATTCAGCCTACAGATCCcggtcaaataaaaaaattgaggaagctAAAAGCAATATGTCTTTGGATGAATCAATCTCTGACAGTGACTCGGATGACGAggatcaatttaataatttaactgCTGAG AAATATCTCTGGTATAGTGTTGGACCACTATGGAGTGCTATTCTCAGCAATGCCAATACTTCTGAAAGCATCGATACTTTGGTGTGCTATGGACTGCTTTTAATGCTTCCTTTGCTGATATTTTCCACATGGCTGTCAAAGTAA